GTGATCACAGCCGACGAACAGACGTGAAAGAATCATACGTAGCGACGGTCTACGGACGGTAATGGCCCTCGATCCTGACCCTGGTGCCGACGTCGACCTCGATCGAACCGATATGGCGATACTCCACGTCCTCCAGGACGACGCCCGGAATATCACGACCGAAGCGATCGGTGACCGAGTCGGCCTCGCGGCGAGTACCGTCGCCAACCGGATCGCGAATCTCGAGGAGAGCGGCGTTATCGAGGGATACATGCCGATGATCGACCACGAGAACGCGGGATTCGAACACCGGATGCTCCTCGTCGGGACGATCGAAGACGCCGACCGCGATGCCGTCGTCGATCGGGTGAGCGAGATCGAGAACGTCGTCTCCGTGACGGTGTTGATGGTAGACGAGGACAACGTGTACGTCGAACTCGTCAGTCGGTCGCAGGACCGCGCCGAACGGGTTGCCGACGAACTCAACGACATCGGGATCGAGATCTCGAAGACGGGCGTGATCACCGAGCAGCGGGATCGGCCGTTTAATCACCTCGGGAAGAAGTATACGACTGACGCCTGAATTTCCGAACCTCGTTCGGCAAACGGCCGATACTACCGAACGGTGACGACCGAAACTGAGGGTTCGCCGATTATTGTTTGGAATCCGATGTTTTTAGACGGTTCCGAGCAGTATCCGTACTCGATGTCGGGGCGTTCTCCGAGTTCGACCAGTAGCGAGAGACTCGTGCAGCGAATCGTCGAAACCGTCGCCGCCACTCGAGAAAGTTCGCCGTCGGAGCTGTCGACGCCGCTCTACGAGGCCGTCGATCCCGACGCGCTCGGGAGGCTCCAGCAGTCGTCTGACGACTCGTCACTCCGGGTTCAGTTCGCGTACGAAGGCTGTGTCGTAACGATCGACGGGAGCGGCGCCGTCAGCGTTTCCCCGGCGCAGTCCGATTCCGGGTCAGCGGTGTTATCCTCGGAGACGGCGGTTGACGGGTCGTCGATAGCGTCTCGCGACGAGGATATCACGGACTAGGCTGGCAGTATCCGAACACAGTGTCGTTCGTAGTGAGGCGGACGACTAGTGGAAATACCGTGAAAAACGGGGCGACGAAGGGGGAGCCGACCTTACTGGAAGGTGCGCCCGAGCTGCTCTTCCTGCTGGGGTTCGGCCGTGTCGAACTGTTCTTCGATCTCCTCGTACTGCTCGCGCGTCTCGGGGGTCACGCTCGGGTTGACCTCCTCTAAGGCGTGCTCGAAGTGCTCCTTGCTGATGCGGACGTTGCCGATCGTGTCGGCCATCTCCTCGGGATCGACCGAGTTGATGAACTCGCGACTGGCGGCCATCGAGGCCTCGCGGCAGACCG
The DNA window shown above is from Halopiger xanaduensis SH-6 and carries:
- a CDS encoding HalOD1 output domain-containing protein; the protein is MQRIVETVAATRESSPSELSTPLYEAVDPDALGRLQQSSDDSSLRVQFAYEGCVVTIDGSGAVSVSPAQSDSGSAVLSSETAVDGSSIASRDEDITD
- a CDS encoding Lrp/AsnC family transcriptional regulator; its protein translation is MALDPDPGADVDLDRTDMAILHVLQDDARNITTEAIGDRVGLAASTVANRIANLEESGVIEGYMPMIDHENAGFEHRMLLVGTIEDADRDAVVDRVSEIENVVSVTVLMVDEDNVYVELVSRSQDRAERVADELNDIGIEISKTGVITEQRDRPFNHLGKKYTTDA